One Amycolatopsis thermophila DNA segment encodes these proteins:
- a CDS encoding ABC transporter ATP-binding protein produces the protein MARELTARVRGLTKRFGERTVLSDVDAEIARGEFVALLGRSGSGKSTLLRILAGLDADIEGEVVVDGAVSVAFQQPRLLPWRRVWRNVVLGLPGRGRDRALAEQALAEVRLAGHADAWPRTLSGGEAQRVSLARALVREPDLLLLDEPFGALDALTRLAMHRLVEDLWTEHRPGVLLVTHDVDEALLLADRVLVLGEGRIVAEHALDHPRPRTLSDHIDVRARVLADLGVTDHAIA, from the coding sequence ATGGCGCGGGAACTGACCGCCCGGGTGCGCGGCCTGACCAAACGCTTCGGCGAGCGCACCGTCCTGTCCGATGTGGACGCCGAGATCGCGCGCGGCGAGTTCGTCGCCCTGCTCGGCCGCAGCGGCTCGGGCAAGTCGACGCTGCTGCGGATCCTCGCCGGGCTGGACGCCGACATCGAGGGCGAGGTCGTCGTCGACGGGGCGGTGTCGGTGGCGTTCCAGCAGCCGCGGCTGCTGCCGTGGCGCCGGGTGTGGCGCAACGTCGTCCTCGGCCTGCCGGGCCGCGGCCGCGACCGGGCGCTCGCCGAACAAGCCCTGGCCGAGGTCCGCCTGGCCGGTCACGCCGACGCCTGGCCGCGCACCCTCTCCGGCGGCGAGGCGCAGCGGGTCTCGCTGGCGCGGGCCCTGGTCCGCGAACCGGACCTGCTGCTGCTCGACGAGCCGTTCGGCGCGCTGGACGCCCTGACGCGGCTGGCGATGCACCGCCTCGTCGAGGACCTGTGGACCGAGCACCGGCCGGGTGTGCTGCTGGTGACCCACGACGTGGACGAGGCGCTGCTGCTGGCCGACCGCGTCCTCGTGCTGGGGGAGGGCCGGATCGTCGCCGAGCACGCGCTGGACCACCCGCGTCCGCGCACCCTGTCCGACCACATCGACGTTCGCGCCAGGGTGCTGGCCGATCTGGGAGTGACCGATCATGCGATTG